One segment of Mus pahari chromosome 11, PAHARI_EIJ_v1.1, whole genome shotgun sequence DNA contains the following:
- the Mtx3 gene encoding metaxin-3 isoform X1: protein MAAPMELSCWGGDWGLPSVHSESLVVLAYAKFSGAPLRVNVIDKTWRGSRGDVPILTTEDSIISKPAKIINFLRKQKYNADCELTAKQGADTLAYIALLEEKLLPAVLHTFWVENENYFTVTKPWFASRIPFPLNLILPGRMSRGALNRILLTRGEPPLYHVQEVEAQIYRDAKECLNLLSNRLGTSQFFFGDTPSTLDAYVFGFLAPLYKVSFPKVHLQKHLKQLCNLCRFSDDILGSYFRPGPGGVSPAGQEMVDANLQKLTQLVNKESNLIEKMDGNLRQSPQLLPRKLPTLKLTPAEEESNSLQLLSP from the exons ATGGCGGCCCCCATGGAGCTCAGCTGCTGGGGAGGAGACTGGGGGCTCCCTTCGGTCCACAGCGAGTCCCTGGTGGTGCTG GCTTATGCCAAGTTCTCCGGCGCGCCCTTGAGAGTCAATGTGATAGACAAGACCTGGAGAGGGTCGAGAG GTGATGTACCAATTTTGACAACTGAAGACAGCATTATTTCTAAGCCTGCAAAAATTATAAACTTTTTAAGAAAACAG aaatataatgCTGACTGTGAGCTCACAGCAAAACAAGGGGCAGACACACTGGCTTACATCGCTCTCCTGGAAGAGAAGCTTCTCCCTGCTGTG CTTCACACCTTCTGGGTTGAGAATGAGAATTACTTTACCGTGACAAAGCCATGGTTTGCCTCTCGTATCCCTTTCCCTCTGAATTTAATCCTGCCGGGAAGGATGTCTAGAGGAGCCCTGAATAGGATTCTCTTGACAAGGGGAGAACCTCCCCTCTACCATGTCCAAGAAGTGGAAGCACAG ATATATAGAGATGCCAAGGAGTGCCTAAATCTCCTATCAAACAGATTGGGAACATCTCAGTTTTTCTTTGGTGACAC GCCCTCCACCTTGGACGCCTATGTGTTCGGTTTCCTTGCGCCTCTTTATAAAGTGAGTTTTCCCAAAGTTCACTTACAGAAGCATCTGAAACAGCTCTGCAACCTGTGCCGCTTCTCTGATGACATCCTGGGCAGCTACTTTAGGCCCGGTCCTGGAG GCGTCTCCCCAGCTGGACAAGAAATGGTAGATGCTAACCTGCAGAAGCTCACGCAGCTTGTAAATAAGGAGTCCAACTTAATTGAGAAG ATGGATGGCAACCTCCGCCAAAGCCCTCAGCTTCTTCCTCGGAAGCTGCCGACCCTCAAACTGACTCCAGCAGAAGAGGAGAGTAATTCCTTGCAGCTGCTGTCACCCTGA
- the Mtx3 gene encoding metaxin-3 isoform X2, whose translation MAAPMELSCWGGDWGLPSVHSESLVVLAYAKFSGAPLRVNVIDKTWRGSRGDVPILTTEDSIISKPAKIINFLRKQKYNADCELTAKQGADTLAYIALLEEKLLPAVLHTFWVENENYFTVTKPWFASRIPFPLNLILPGRMSRGALNRILLTRGEPPLYHVQEVEAQIYRDAKECLNLLSNRLGTSQFFFGDTPSTLDAYVFGFLAPLYKVSFPKVHLQKHLKQLCNLCRFSDDILGSYFRPGPGDGWQPPPKPSASSSEAADPQTDSSRRGE comes from the exons ATGGCGGCCCCCATGGAGCTCAGCTGCTGGGGAGGAGACTGGGGGCTCCCTTCGGTCCACAGCGAGTCCCTGGTGGTGCTG GCTTATGCCAAGTTCTCCGGCGCGCCCTTGAGAGTCAATGTGATAGACAAGACCTGGAGAGGGTCGAGAG GTGATGTACCAATTTTGACAACTGAAGACAGCATTATTTCTAAGCCTGCAAAAATTATAAACTTTTTAAGAAAACAG aaatataatgCTGACTGTGAGCTCACAGCAAAACAAGGGGCAGACACACTGGCTTACATCGCTCTCCTGGAAGAGAAGCTTCTCCCTGCTGTG CTTCACACCTTCTGGGTTGAGAATGAGAATTACTTTACCGTGACAAAGCCATGGTTTGCCTCTCGTATCCCTTTCCCTCTGAATTTAATCCTGCCGGGAAGGATGTCTAGAGGAGCCCTGAATAGGATTCTCTTGACAAGGGGAGAACCTCCCCTCTACCATGTCCAAGAAGTGGAAGCACAG ATATATAGAGATGCCAAGGAGTGCCTAAATCTCCTATCAAACAGATTGGGAACATCTCAGTTTTTCTTTGGTGACAC GCCCTCCACCTTGGACGCCTATGTGTTCGGTTTCCTTGCGCCTCTTTATAAAGTGAGTTTTCCCAAAGTTCACTTACAGAAGCATCTGAAACAGCTCTGCAACCTGTGCCGCTTCTCTGATGACATCCTGGGCAGCTACTTTAGGCCCGGTCCTGGAG ATGGATGGCAACCTCCGCCAAAGCCCTCAGCTTCTTCCTCGGAAGCTGCCGACCCTCAAACTGACTCCAGCAGAAGAGGAGAGTAA